Proteins encoded by one window of Lathyrus oleraceus cultivar Zhongwan6 chromosome 1, CAAS_Psat_ZW6_1.0, whole genome shotgun sequence:
- the LOC127112821 gene encoding secreted RxLR effector protein 161-like, whose translation MENSSHKRTLASTHLKLTKDEKGVNMDQSLYRSMIGSMLYLITSRSDIIFVVGVCARYQPEPKMSHITQVKRILKYINGTSEYEMLYSQNANSLLTRYYGADWAGIADDRRSISGGCFFLGNNLISWFSKKQNNVSLFTTEAKYIVARSSYSQLNWMK comes from the coding sequence ATGGAAAATTCTAGTCATAAAAGGACACTTGCATCAACTCATTTGAAACTGACTAAAGATGAAAAAGGTGTAAATATGGATCAAAGTCTATACAGGAGTATGATTGGTAGTATGCTTTATCTTATAACTAGCAGATCTGACATTATATTTGTTGTAGGagtttgtgctagatatcaacCTGAACCCAAAATGAGTCATATTACTCAAGTGAAAAGGATTCTGAAGTATATCAATGGAACTAGTGAATATGAAATGTTGTATTCTCAAAATGCAAACTCCTTGCTTACAAGATACTATGGTGCCGATTGGGCAGGCATTGCTGATGATAGAAGAAGCATTTctggaggatgtttcttcttgggaaataatcttaTATCTTGGTTCAGTAAGAAGCAAAATAATGTGTCTTTATTTACAACTGAGGCTAAATATATTGTAGCAAGAAGTAGTTACTCTCAATTAAATTGGATGAAATAA